A portion of the Achromobacter sp. MFA1 R4 genome contains these proteins:
- a CDS encoding cyclase family protein yields the protein MQRWKQRPEGSNWGDFGPDDQLGRLNLITEEQVLKGAREIRAGKTFCLSLPLDLPGGNVLNPRRHPPRLSPTTLKDTPYLNFPLKNVNPDALDVLSDDQVLLSMQYSTQWDALAHVGALFDADGDGKPELRYYNGFQAGVDVVGPADGDHTGCGCNSGGPSAALKLGIENLAQKGMQGRGVLVDLFRHYGPGRTLIGHAELMHVLETDRITVEPGDMLVLRTGYAEAVVAMNGTPDPDVLHTYGAALDGTDDALLQWITDSGIAALCADNYAVEAYPAREKAGARPMLPLHHHCLFKLGLPLAELWYLKDLAAFLHANGRHHFMLTAPPLRLPHAIGSPVTPIATA from the coding sequence ATGCAACGCTGGAAGCAACGGCCCGAAGGCTCCAACTGGGGCGACTTCGGGCCCGACGACCAACTCGGCCGCCTGAATCTCATCACCGAAGAACAGGTCCTGAAAGGCGCACGCGAGATCCGCGCGGGCAAGACCTTCTGCCTGTCCCTGCCGCTGGACCTGCCGGGCGGCAACGTCCTGAACCCCCGCCGCCATCCCCCGCGCCTGAGCCCCACGACGCTCAAGGACACGCCGTACCTGAACTTTCCGCTGAAGAACGTCAACCCGGACGCGCTGGACGTGCTGAGCGATGACCAGGTGCTGCTGTCCATGCAGTATTCGACGCAGTGGGATGCGCTGGCGCACGTGGGCGCCCTGTTCGACGCCGATGGCGACGGCAAGCCCGAGCTGCGCTACTACAACGGCTTTCAGGCCGGCGTGGACGTCGTCGGCCCCGCCGATGGCGACCACACCGGCTGCGGCTGCAACAGCGGCGGCCCCTCCGCCGCGCTCAAGCTCGGCATCGAAAACCTGGCGCAGAAAGGCATGCAGGGCCGCGGCGTGCTGGTGGACCTGTTCCGCCACTACGGCCCGGGCCGCACACTGATCGGCCACGCCGAACTGATGCACGTCCTGGAAACGGACCGCATCACCGTCGAGCCCGGCGACATGCTGGTGCTGCGCACGGGCTACGCCGAAGCCGTGGTCGCCATGAACGGCACGCCGGACCCCGACGTGCTGCACACCTATGGCGCCGCGCTGGACGGCACCGACGACGCGCTGCTGCAATGGATCACGGACAGCGGCATCGCCGCCCTCTGCGCCGACAACTACGCGGTGGAAGCCTACCCCGCCCGCGAAAAGGCCGGCGCGCGCCCCATGCTGCCGCTGCACCACCATTGCCTCTTCAAGCTGGGTCTGCCGCTGGCCGAACTTTGGTATCTGAAGGACCTGGCAGCGTTCCTGCACGCCAACGGACGCCACCATTTCATGCTGACCGCGCCGCCGCTGCGGCTGCCGCACGCGATCGGATCGCCGGTCACGCCGATTGCGACCGCTTGA